A genomic window from Streptomyces sp. NBC_01429 includes:
- the npdG gene encoding NADPH-dependent F420 reductase, with protein MTSTDSGSAPSSSSSAPSAATSSAAASSAATSSGAPAKAPAKDPWDLPDVSGLVVGVLGGTGDQGRGLAYRLALAGQKVIIGSRAAERAESAAAELGNGVEGADNSTCARRSDVVIVAVPWDGHAKTLESLREELTGKLVIDCVNPLGFDKKGAYALKPEEGSAAEQAASLLPDSRVTAAFHHLSAVLLQDPSVERIDTDVLVLGEARADTDLVQALASRIPGMRGVFAGRLRNAHQVESLVANLISVNRRYKAHAGLRVTDV; from the coding sequence ATGACTTCAACGGACAGTGGCAGCGCTCCCTCTTCCTCTTCCTCCGCTCCCTCCGCCGCGACTTCTTCGGCCGCGGCTTCTTCCGCCGCGACCTCTTCCGGAGCACCGGCCAAGGCACCGGCCAAGGACCCGTGGGACCTTCCCGATGTCTCGGGTCTGGTCGTCGGCGTGCTCGGCGGGACGGGCGACCAGGGGCGCGGCCTCGCCTACCGGCTCGCCCTCGCCGGACAGAAAGTGATCATCGGCTCCCGGGCCGCCGAGCGCGCCGAGTCGGCGGCGGCGGAACTGGGCAACGGCGTCGAGGGCGCCGACAACTCCACCTGCGCGCGCCGCAGCGACGTGGTCATCGTCGCCGTGCCGTGGGACGGCCACGCCAAGACGCTGGAGTCCCTGCGCGAGGAGCTGACGGGCAAGCTGGTCATCGACTGCGTCAACCCGCTCGGTTTCGACAAGAAGGGCGCGTACGCCCTGAAGCCCGAGGAGGGCAGCGCCGCCGAGCAGGCCGCCTCCCTGCTGCCGGACTCCCGCGTGACGGCCGCGTTCCACCACCTGTCGGCGGTGCTGCTCCAGGACCCGTCGGTCGAGCGGATCGACACCGATGTGCTGGTGCTCGGTGAGGCGCGGGCCGACACGGACCTCGTCCAGGCGCTGGCCTCCCGTATCCCCGGCATGCGCGGCGTCTTCGCCGGCCGGCTGCGCAACGCCCACCAGGTGGAGTCGCTCGTCGCCAACCTCATTTCGGTGAACCGCCGCTACAAGGCGCACGCGGGGCTGCGCGTGACGGACGTGTAG